The following proteins are co-located in the Flectobacillus major DSM 103 genome:
- a CDS encoding fumarylacetoacetate hydrolase family protein, whose amino-acid sequence MKLYNTSKGILVESQGNIFNLGDEQSWDTIVNHDNLFGYLSAFCENNEAIGSSDILQDYHLLAPIGTQEIWASGVTYLRSRNARMEESKDAGGGTFYDKVYDAERPELFFKAPYYRTVGTDQKVRIRKDSGWNVPEPELTLFITSHGKIVGYTVGNDMSSRSIEGENPLYLPQAKSYDGAAAIGPCLFVPETVINPNAQISLSIKRANEEVFVGTISINQMKRQHTELVAYLFRECTFPQGCYLMTGTGIVPPNEFTLAPGDEIAITIEHIGTLRNWVD is encoded by the coding sequence ATGAAGTTGTATAATACATCAAAAGGAATTTTGGTAGAATCGCAAGGAAATATCTTTAATCTTGGCGACGAGCAAAGTTGGGACACTATCGTGAATCATGATAACCTATTTGGCTATTTGTCGGCATTCTGCGAAAACAATGAAGCCATTGGCTCGTCAGATATTCTTCAAGATTATCACTTATTAGCTCCTATTGGTACACAAGAAATCTGGGCTTCGGGTGTTACTTATTTGCGTAGTCGCAATGCCCGCATGGAGGAATCTAAAGATGCTGGTGGCGGTACGTTTTACGACAAAGTATATGATGCCGAACGTCCTGAGTTATTTTTCAAAGCACCTTATTATCGTACTGTAGGTACAGACCAAAAGGTACGAATCAGAAAAGATTCTGGCTGGAATGTGCCAGAGCCAGAGCTAACCTTGTTTATTACCTCTCATGGTAAAATAGTGGGTTATACCGTTGGAAATGACATGAGTTCGAGAAGTATCGAGGGCGAAAATCCTTTGTATCTTCCTCAGGCCAAGTCTTATGATGGTGCGGCGGCGATTGGCCCCTGTTTATTCGTTCCCGAAACAGTGATAAATCCTAATGCACAAATTTCATTAAGCATTAAAAGAGCCAATGAGGAGGTTTTTGTAGGAACGATCTCTATCAATCAAATGAAACGCCAACATACCGAATTGGTTGCCTATTTATTTCGTGAGTGTACTTTCCCACAAGGGTGTTATTTGATGACAGGTACTGGGATTGTCCCTCCCAATGAATTTACACTAGCTCCGGGCGACGAGATTGCCATTACCATAGAGCATATTGGTACATTACGAAACTGGGTAGACTAG